A window of Mustela nigripes isolate SB6536 unplaced genomic scaffold, MUSNIG.SB6536 HiC_scaffold_796, whole genome shotgun sequence genomic DNA:
TCTCTGCCCTCTAGGAGTTAACAGTGGAGAGAAGACTGGAACAGAAACAAGTACAAAGCAGTTGAGCACGACAGGTCAGGGAGGATTGGAACTAAAAGAGAGGGAGCTGATTTCTAGCTGGGCTTCAGGGAAGCGATGTCAGAGCTGGACCCTCAAGATGGAGTAGGATTTGTCAGAAGCAGAGGTTAACTATATGATCTTCAGTGCAGGTACGAGGGTACAGGGCATGTTCTAGGAACAGTAGGGCTGATGACTGAAGCAGCCCAGGGTTTGCATATGACATGGTCATATGGCACAATCTCCatggaaggggaagaaagcagCAATGGAGTAATccaagcagatggagagagagaaagctaagAGAAGACACTAAGCAGTAGTGCATCTAAAGCCAATGGATAAAAGTTAAAATCTCATCTGTTCCCCAACAGTAAATGCTAACAGAGAAGTTaggggaaaagagacagaaatggtCATGGCTTTGCATCCAGGATCTGTTTTGGTAGTGTCAGGCTGAGGCAGGAGCTAAGGCTGGAGAACCAGAGGCATGAATGTCAGCCACTCACTGTGATATAACACAGGATGGATTATAGAAAGTCAAGCAGGAGGAGAAGTCTTTCCTAACATGAGAGAGACAACTGCAggtgcagaggaaaaaaaaccagagTAAGACCTACTGAAGATTCTGGAACTGGTTCCAGAACTATAAAGCAAAAGCACAAGTTGGGAGGTTAGCCAGGTACAAGGCACAGGAGAGAGACTCACTGGGCATGCTTTGATGGATTCTTCATGCACCTCCGTGTGAGTACAACATACAGTGTGTGGCAAGTGGGAGAGGTTCCAGAggaaagcaaagataaaaagttttgttATATGTCACAGAACAATCATGAGCCAgagaatttcattatttaaagcTCACCTCATACTTAAGTGTTTAATTCAGTAATTTAAACAGGCTCCTCCTGGCTCCATTTCTCCCATGCAAGACAACAGAGCTTGAggacagacagaagaaagagtggCTATAATGGCAACAAGGACCAGAACTGGAGGCAAGGCCAATCACCGGGGAGATTATAAAACCTGTCTCTTTTACTTGAGTTGTTTTTCCCATCTgtccactttttttaaaatttatttttttaagattttatttatttgacagagagagatcacaagtaggcagagaggcaggcagaaggagaggaagaagcaggctccccgctgagcagagagcccgatgcagggctcaatcccaggaccctgggatcatgacctgagccaaaggcagatgcttaacccactgagacacccagacgtGCCACCATCTGTCCATTTTTAGAGTGTAAGAACAATCTGATACATATTCAAACTCTAAGAATTAATTCTTTTCACTATAAAGAATTCCTTCTTTTAGCTACAAAACACACTTAATTTCACTCCTATATGCAACTGACTAACTTACCACTGGATCATATTCCCAAAGTTGGTTGCCTTTTAGGTGGTGGCATTTGAGCATTGTGACTGGGCCATTAAGTTTAGAGACATCCAAGCAAAGGTCATCTGTTCTAATTTCTTTGTTGGCAGTAtaagagaaaacctgaaaaagaTGCACACATATAAGCTTTAACACTGAAAGAAAGCAGCCagtaatctggaagaaaaaaaatatttcaagatttttttgaaCTTGAGTAATGTAGTATTAGGAGAATGACTCAGAAAAGCTACTGATAATTttgcacagaggaaagaaaaaatgacctTGAGCTCTCTGTATACACTGAGTGTATTGTCAAGAGCTGTCATCTGTTTGACTAAAAAGGGCAAAGTAAATCTCATGCACAGCAATGTAAATACAGTTCTCACAAAGGAGCCTTTtacaaatgtttcatttaaaaataatcattagatTAAAAGCTCCCTTCTTCTAAAAAGTCTTTATTATTGTCTCTTCATAGGTaggaaaatatttcctgaatgatGTAATGAGATAAAAGGGGCATAAGattaaaacaaatccaaaaattATTCCTTTTCAAGCTTTACTAAAATACTCACCTGGTTACCTCCCATACCATGACAATTAAAAATTCcaactttttcattctcttttctggcCATGTTATCTAGACACTGATTTGTTTCCACATTTCGTATCTATGGGACAATAATGAAAACAGAGGAAGTGAGAGGTAAACTagacaaacacatacacagatatGTATGCACAGTAAGGTCTGAGCtttccactacacacacacagagcggaCCGGACCAACAGCAGGATGCTCAGCGGCCTTGTTGCACAATCAATCCTTCGAGTTCCCTCACATTCCAAGTTCCATCTTGATGACTGTCTAGGAAAGAGAGGTAAGAGACGTCCTCTTGGGTAAGACATCTGGTAATCATCAGGATGTCTAATGAAACCGAGATTCTAAATTATCAGGGATCCTTAAACTAGAAGACTTGATGTAGGAAGAGGGGGATTTCCTCGTTAGAGTAGATACTCCTAAACATACAGTCCTGACGTTCCCCCTAACCGGGCAGGGGAATAACTACTGACGGGATGGTCTGGAACCCTGATACAGTACTTCCTGTGAAAACTGTTCTAGGATGCACCTAAATTATTTGAAAGTAATGAGGATTACAGAGGGCATACAGTAATTATAAGTTTGTTTTAAAGTGGATTTGGCAAGCAATGTGGTTACCTCAGCTCAAGGCCTGGGCAGGGAGAAATGTGTCGAATGACAAGGCAGACAACCTCCTGTGTTGGCTGTTTGTGTTAATGTCTCCAGTGCTGTCTGGTAGAACTTTCGTTGACGATGGAAGTGTTCTCTACTTGTGCCATCCAACATGGTAGCTACTAGCCTGTGTGGCTATTGAgtactttattatatttcttcttttacttcttgCTATTGGGCACTAAATATTTGGCTtctgtgactgaggaactgactttcaaattttatttaattttagttcatttaaataCAGCCAGTGGTGGCAAGCAGCTACCACACGGGATGTGCACGACAGATGTGGACACAAAGGCTAAAGTTTTCCATGGTTTGAGAGGAACTCCTTGTCAGTGATGGGAAACAATGTGCACACACGCTAATGAAGCCAAGTTACCACATCCTTATCCCTCTGTGAAAGGCACATAAAAGTGCCCACTTCCTGTTCATACTTTCTGGAATTAGTAGAAATCTTAATGGATCTAAATTATTTCCAGGAGGAAAGTTAGCAGGCTAATGGTCCTTTTTATAGGATTTGTTTATGTCTGAGTAACACATCTTTCCTTACAGAGCCAGGCTTGCCAAGGAGCCAAACCAAAAAGGTCCCAAGCACCATGTACAACAGGTG
This region includes:
- the LOC132008729 gene encoding polypeptide N-acetylgalactosaminyltransferase 1-like, with protein sequence MARKENEKVGIFNCHGMGGNQVFSYTANKEIRTDDLCLDVSKLNGPVTMLKCHHLKGNQLWEYDPVKLTLQHVNSNQCLDKATEEDSQVPSIRDCNGSRSQQWLLRNVTLPEIF